The following are from one region of the Stanieria cyanosphaera PCC 7437 genome:
- a CDS encoding peroxiredoxin: protein MVALRLGDTVPDFTQASNMGDISFYEWAGDSWVVLFSHPADYTPVCTTELGEVSKLKPEFDQRNVKVIALSVDGVDSHQGWIGDINETQNTTVNYPILADENQKVSDLYDMIHPNANAKVTVRTVFVIDPDKKLRLTITYPPSTGRNFEEILRVIDSLQLTDKYSVATPVNWKEGDDVVVAPSIPTEEAKQKFPKGVTEIKPYLRMTPQPDK from the coding sequence ATGGTAGCTCTTAGATTAGGCGATACAGTACCTGATTTTACTCAAGCTTCCAATATGGGAGATATTTCTTTCTACGAATGGGCTGGAGATAGTTGGGTAGTGCTATTTTCTCACCCAGCCGATTATACCCCTGTTTGCACCACCGAATTAGGGGAAGTTTCTAAACTCAAACCAGAATTTGATCAGCGCAATGTCAAAGTAATTGCTTTAAGTGTTGATGGTGTAGATTCTCATCAAGGTTGGATTGGTGATATCAACGAAACTCAAAATACTACTGTTAACTATCCAATTTTAGCTGATGAAAATCAAAAGGTTTCTGACCTTTATGACATGATTCACCCAAATGCTAATGCTAAAGTAACGGTTAGAACAGTATTTGTAATTGACCCAGATAAAAAGTTACGTTTGACTATTACTTATCCACCTAGCACTGGACGAAACTTTGAAGAAATTTTAAGAGTGATTGACTCTTTACAACTGACTGATAAATACTCTGTTGCTACTCCTGTCAACTGGAAAGAGGGTGATGATGTTGTAGTTGCGCCTTCTATTCCTACCGAAGAAGCTAAACAAAAATTCCCCAAAGGAGTAACTGAAATCAAACCTTATTTACGGATGACTCCTCAACCTGATAAATAA